Genomic DNA from Nitrososphaerota archaeon:
CCTCGATAAATTTAGCAACCCCTCGTTCACCTTGGTGAGCATCAGCGGTAAGCTTACCTCAATATTAGGCGCACCGGCAGGCGCCGCCCATATGTCTTCTAAACCGGCATCCTTCTCACTCTTTTGGTGGGGTGCGTGGTCGCTGCCCACACAGTCTATTACGCCATCAACCAGAGCCCTCCAGAGGGATTCTTGATCCTCCCTTCTCCTTAGGGGTGGGTTGACTTTAGCGTAGGAGCCTAAGCGAAGCATATCCTCTTCTTTTAGAAAGAGGTAGTGTGGGCAGGTTTCTGTGAACACCTTTAATCCTCGTTTCTTGGCAGACTTAACCTCCTCAACCGCGCCCGCAGTGGTTAGATGGAGCAGATATAGTGTGGCACCGCTTTCTTCAGCTACCTCTAAACATGTTTTAACAGCCTTAACTTCAGCCTGTGATGGTCTTGATTCGCAGTGAGCTAGAGCATCTGTTCTGCCAGAAGATTTGAGGATGGAGGTTGAGTGCTCGATGATTTCAGCATCCTCTGCGTGCACCGCTAAAGGCACTTTTAACCTCGACGCCCTAGCCATAACCTCTAATAGATCTCTTCTGCTACTTGCGCATAGTCCAGCGTCTGCTGCTGTGGAGGGGAGATACATCCACGTCTTGAAAGCGACAGTCCCTTGGGCAGCTAACCCGCTCATCTCCTCAACGTTATCGGCTCCGCAGCCGGCATAGAGGCAGAAGTCCACAACAGCCTTGGATTCAGCCTCTCTAATCTTGAGCTTGAGTGCGGTTGGTGTTGATGTTGGTGGTAGGTTGTTTGGCATGTCTGCTACTAGTGTGAACCCTCCTGCTGCGGCTGCGCAACTGCCTGTGTAGAAGTCCTCTTTCTCGGTGTAGCCTGGGTCGCGGAAGTGTACGTGTGGATCAATTAAGCCGGGTAAGATTATCTGCCCTCTGCAGTTCAGTTCTTTTTCGCCTTTAGGGAGGTTCGGTTCCTTTGCAACTTTTACTATCTTCCCTTGTTCGATTGCTACACAAGCTTCAAGAAGCCCTTGTGGGGTGAGTACGTATCCATTCTTTAGGAGTAGGTCTGCTTGCAACAGCAGCTTGAACTCGCCCAAACAGCCTTAATAAACTAACCTTTACGGCTTTAGTTGCAGGTAATCGTCTAAATATGGCGGATTTTGCGAGGATGTGAAGTCCCTTTCTTCTCTAGATGTTGGAAATAGTGGAGACATTCTTATATAGTGGTTGGTATTACCCTTTTGTTAATTAGTAATACGGTGAGAAGCATGATTGAAGAGTCGCTGCTTAAAAGGGCTGAAGAGTTTCATGGTCATATCTGCCCCTTCTTAGCGCTAGGCTTAAGGGCTTCAGAATTGGCTATGCATAGGCTCGGTCTAGCGAAAGCTGGTTTAGCTGAGAGTGTTGGTGAGGATGTTCTTGCTATCGTTGAATGTAACAACTGTTTTTGTGATGGTGTGCAGATCGCTACAGGATGCACGCTTGGTAATAACAGTCTGATCTACTTGGATGTTGGGAAGAATGCTGTGACGCTTGTTAGAAGAGGTTCGTGGAGGGGTGTAAGGGTTTATGTTGACGCTGAGAAGATTAGGA
This window encodes:
- a CDS encoding dihydroorotase family protein, which produces MGEFKLLLQADLLLKNGYVLTPQGLLEACVAIEQGKIVKVAKEPNLPKGEKELNCRGQIILPGLIDPHVHFRDPGYTEKEDFYTGSCAAAAGGFTLVADMPNNLPPTSTPTALKLKIREAESKAVVDFCLYAGCGADNVEEMSGLAAQGTVAFKTWMYLPSTAADAGLCASSRRDLLEVMARASRLKVPLAVHAEDAEIIEHSTSILKSSGRTDALAHCESRPSQAEVKAVKTCLEVAEESGATLYLLHLTTAGAVEEVKSAKKRGLKVFTETCPHYLFLKEEDMLRLGSYAKVNPPLRRREDQESLWRALVDGVIDCVGSDHAPHQKSEKDAGLEDIWAAPAGAPNIEVSLPLMLTKVNEGLLNLSRLAELMSTNPAKLFNLYPARGAVIEGAEGSLTVVDLKAEYKIRVDRLYTKAKACVLFNGWAVKGRATHTIVRGVVVMEDGVVVGSRGFGRFIRRREFGGDLLK